In the genome of Planifilum fimeticola, one region contains:
- a CDS encoding transposase — DSRSFRIWLRRRGIKPTIPTIQRKSRKPRRGRPIRVGEGYRRRWIIERCFGWMNNYRRLVVRYDRYLYIYRAFCLIAFIIWCVNRILK; from the coding sequence GACAGCCGTTCTTTCCGAATCTGGTTGCGCCGACGAGGAATCAAGCCCACTATTCCCACCATTCAGCGAAAAAGCCGCAAACCCCGTCGTGGCCGCCCCATCCGTGTGGGAGAGGGATACCGCCGGCGTTGGATCATTGAACGCTGCTTCGGTTGGATGAACAATTACCGTCGGTTGGTGGTTCGATATGACCGATATTTGTATATTTATAGAGCTTTTTGCCTGATTGCATTCATTATTTGGTGTGTGAATCGAATTTTGAAATAG